In the genome of Pediococcus claussenii ATCC BAA-344, one region contains:
- a CDS encoding oleate hydratase has protein sequence MAKAYMIGTGIGNLAAGIYLIRDGGWSGSQITMFGLETHGANDGAAVADYENEYSNTQLSNDKGFLAKGGRMLNEETYENFWDLLRSVPSLDNPGQSVTDDILNFDHAHPTHDVARLMDKENGIRNNGGKDDYSHMKFNNKDRMLLTKLIMMPESKEEKLNDISIKEWFKDSPHMFTTNFWYMWETTFAFKKESSAMELRRYMNRMILEFSRINTLEGVTRTPYNQYESVILPMRKYLEDQGVTFVNNRKVTAFQFKDTALRDDIVVTGLEYEDVAGEKQSGVISVDENDLVFDTNGSVTDSSSMGDLDTPIKENMEYAPSAKLWKQATEHFYNLGNPDKFFNDRSQSEWLSFTITTNNHYLLNQIRRITQQEPGNALNTWIDSNNLLSIVVHHQPHFHAQKENETVFWGYAMFPRKKGDYVDKAVIDMTGREILQELLGHLAEVDPAADNIRNHEEEIMKSVVNVVPVFMPYASALFNQRALGDRPDVVPKNSKNLAFISQFAEMPFDMVFTEQYSFRAAQIAVYHFMGIPDSELTPVHHYEKDPKVLAKATKTMFR, from the coding sequence ATGGCAAAAGCATACATGATTGGAACAGGAATTGGAAACTTAGCAGCTGGAATTTATTTAATTCGTGATGGTGGCTGGAGTGGTAGCCAAATTACGATGTTTGGTTTGGAAACCCACGGTGCAAACGATGGTGCGGCTGTAGCAGACTATGAGAATGAATATTCAAATACACAACTCTCTAACGATAAGGGGTTTCTTGCTAAGGGTGGACGGATGCTCAACGAAGAAACCTACGAAAATTTTTGGGATTTACTTCGAAGCGTGCCTTCTTTAGACAATCCTGGGCAGTCGGTTACTGATGATATTTTGAACTTTGATCACGCACACCCAACACATGATGTTGCTCGATTGATGGATAAGGAAAATGGCATACGCAACAACGGTGGAAAAGATGATTATTCACACATGAAGTTTAACAATAAAGACCGTATGTTACTAACTAAGTTAATAATGATGCCTGAAAGCAAGGAAGAAAAATTAAACGACATCAGTATTAAAGAATGGTTTAAAGACAGTCCACATATGTTTACAACTAACTTCTGGTATATGTGGGAAACAACTTTCGCTTTCAAAAAAGAAAGTTCTGCAATGGAATTACGTCGTTATATGAACCGAATGATTCTAGAATTCAGTCGTATTAATACGCTGGAGGGTGTCACGCGTACACCATATAATCAATACGAAAGTGTCATTTTACCAATGCGCAAATACCTTGAAGATCAAGGAGTTACATTTGTGAATAATCGTAAAGTCACAGCGTTCCAATTTAAGGACACCGCATTACGAGACGATATTGTAGTTACAGGGCTAGAGTATGAAGATGTTGCAGGTGAAAAGCAATCGGGTGTGATTTCGGTTGATGAAAATGATTTAGTATTTGATACAAATGGTTCTGTTACCGATAGTTCATCAATGGGTGATTTAGATACACCAATTAAAGAGAACATGGAATATGCGCCTAGTGCAAAACTATGGAAACAAGCAACTGAACATTTTTATAATTTAGGTAACCCAGATAAGTTCTTCAATGATCGATCCCAAAGTGAGTGGTTGAGTTTCACAATTACAACGAATAATCATTATCTACTTAATCAAATTCGTCGTATAACGCAACAAGAACCAGGCAATGCTTTAAATACATGGATTGATAGCAATAATTTATTATCAATTGTTGTCCATCATCAGCCTCATTTTCATGCTCAAAAAGAGAATGAAACTGTTTTCTGGGGTTACGCAATGTTCCCACGTAAGAAGGGGGACTATGTAGATAAAGCGGTTATTGACATGACAGGTCGTGAAATCTTACAAGAGTTATTAGGACATCTTGCAGAGGTTGATCCAGCTGCTGACAATATTCGTAACCATGAAGAAGAGATTATGAAGAGCGTGGTTAACGTTGTACCAGTCTTTATGCCGTACGCAAGTGCATTGTTCAATCAGCGAGCATTAGGGGATCGCCCTGACGTTGTACCAAAGAATTCAAAGAACCTAGCTTTCATTAGCCAATTTGCTGAAATGCCTTTTGATATGGTATTTACGGAACAATATTCTTTTAGGGCAGCACAGATTGCGGTTTATCATTTTATGGGAATACCAGATTCAGAATTAACACCAGTACACCATTATGAAAAAGATCCTAAGGTACTGGCTAAAGCTACAAAAACAATGTTTAGATAA
- a CDS encoding polysaccharide deacetylase family protein, with protein sequence MKISKNKLAPLLMVLFIFILSGCSNTHSKKVSTQTNSIHKHVPQRNPSPIKWKHIKGNPNLPILMYHSISPSTNTLRIPSDQFNQQMKWLKEKNYYTLTPREAARVIMKHEVPNRPFIWITLDDGYENNYRKAFPVIQKYKLHATINFITSFAKRKNHLTIGQAKKMIASGNINIESHTVTHQDLDILGGEQQTNEMVQSKKWLDKTFNQDTSVICYPAGRINDETASIAKRAGYTLGITTQPGLANINQGQFNLKRIRIVPKLSHSAFFKLIQTGK encoded by the coding sequence ATGAAAATTTCAAAAAATAAACTGGCACCTCTTTTAATGGTACTTTTTATATTTATTTTGTCTGGATGTTCCAATACTCACTCAAAAAAAGTAAGCACTCAAACTAATTCGATTCATAAACACGTACCACAAAGAAATCCATCACCAATCAAATGGAAACATATAAAGGGAAATCCCAATCTTCCAATTTTGATGTATCATAGTATTTCACCAAGTACAAACACACTAAGAATACCTTCAGATCAGTTTAATCAGCAGATGAAGTGGCTTAAAGAAAAAAACTATTACACCTTGACACCTAGAGAAGCGGCACGAGTCATTATGAAACATGAGGTCCCTAATCGTCCTTTTATTTGGATTACTCTTGATGATGGCTATGAGAATAACTATCGAAAAGCATTTCCTGTCATCCAAAAATACAAATTACATGCAACAATTAACTTCATAACTTCATTTGCCAAACGAAAAAATCACTTAACGATCGGCCAAGCAAAAAAAATGATCGCATCTGGTAACATTAATATTGAAAGTCATACAGTTACACACCAAGATTTGGACATATTGGGAGGTGAGCAACAGACTAATGAAATGGTTCAATCAAAAAAATGGTTAGATAAAACCTTCAACCAAGATACGAGTGTTATTTGCTACCCTGCTGGTCGTATTAATGATGAAACCGCCTCGATTGCAAAAAGAGCCGGATACACTCTTGGCATTACAACGCAACCCGGTTTAGCTAATATTAATCAAGGACAATTCAACCTAAAAAGGATTCGGATAGTTCCAAAACTAAGCCACTCCGCGTTCTTTAAATTGATTCAAACTGGTAAATAG
- a CDS encoding GGDEF domain-containing protein: MANIIKVHEFIKFVIDFFTFNSAVMGVFTVGVLFLLVFFAYLIENFTKKIGRFQEIISWGIWILLLGACMLFLQGSFSILDVNSSAGWEHSNLQLAVLFYCIYNIRNKGILIFNLIMPIVVYGSQSGNGSLSNQVMFLICYFILAVVVIMIDRFADRLIDSGFLYWLSMIIFAISWWIIIWGLYRFNVEIMLVRIADFIVGMGIIHFFNRFVRNIFQQYVGLKHDVQFDELTGAKNRASFDQVAEEVYQVYKKESVPLSMAMFDIDNFKNFNDTYGHLIGDEILKKVVKHFQKELFQKRTGGEIFRIGGEEFFVILRGYDSKKASKVITDIRDDLFGEPIMIGDRQVRITISCGITMVNGNDTNFKKIFERLDSYLYASKNSGKNRMTVEGTIYDFSS, from the coding sequence TTGGCGAATATAATTAAAGTACATGAGTTTATAAAGTTTGTAATTGACTTTTTCACCTTTAATAGTGCTGTTATGGGTGTTTTCACGGTAGGTGTTCTGTTTCTGTTAGTATTTTTTGCGTATCTGATTGAAAACTTTACGAAAAAGATTGGCAGATTTCAAGAAATAATTAGTTGGGGAATATGGATATTACTTCTCGGTGCATGTATGTTATTTCTGCAAGGATCATTCAGTATTTTAGACGTTAATAGCAGTGCAGGTTGGGAGCATAGTAATTTACAATTGGCAGTATTGTTTTATTGTATCTATAACATTCGTAATAAGGGCATTCTGATTTTCAATTTAATTATGCCAATTGTGGTATACGGATCGCAGAGTGGCAACGGATCGCTTTCGAACCAAGTAATGTTTTTAATCTGTTATTTTATTTTGGCAGTAGTGGTAATTATGATTGATCGCTTTGCAGATCGGCTAATCGATTCTGGGTTTTTATACTGGCTTTCAATGATCATATTTGCGATTAGTTGGTGGATAATCATTTGGGGGTTATACCGGTTTAATGTTGAAATAATGCTTGTTAGAATTGCAGATTTTATTGTGGGTATGGGTATTATTCATTTCTTCAATAGATTTGTTCGGAATATTTTTCAACAATATGTTGGGCTTAAACATGATGTTCAATTTGATGAGTTAACAGGTGCCAAAAATAGGGCTAGTTTTGATCAAGTTGCTGAGGAAGTTTATCAAGTATATAAAAAGGAAAGCGTGCCACTTTCAATGGCCATGTTTGATATCGATAATTTTAAAAATTTTAATGATACATATGGACATTTAATTGGGGATGAAATTCTTAAAAAAGTTGTTAAACACTTTCAGAAAGAATTATTTCAGAAAAGAACTGGCGGTGAAATTTTTAGAATTGGGGGTGAAGAGTTCTTTGTTATATTGCGTGGATATGATAGTAAAAAAGCAAGTAAAGTAATAACGGATATTAGAGATGATCTATTCGGAGAGCCCATTATGATTGGGGACAGGCAGGTTAGAATAACGATTTCATGTGGTATCACTATGGTAAATGGTAATGATACGAATTTTAAAAAAATTTTTGAGCGTTTAGATAGTTATCTCTATGCTTCTAAGAACAGTGGAAAGAATCGAATGACTGTTGAGGGAACTATTTATGATTTTTCATCGTAA
- a CDS encoding EAL domain-containing protein — protein sequence MIFHRKVANGWGANMEDTEKINSLCTFRQPIFDVGDGRPDNFRINGYEILLRKLDEETSFPTDLFKRVIKDDQSNALFLKWLGERLEQIFKVDTYFEYSINLDPQQLTYESTFDFLNKMKVFSSQLTIEITEAIPLKREVDGYFDYSLVPFLKRIKLLGFKLALDDVSSGINSLNMVWRCTKYISRIKLSVLHIEFNDVSLAKKIINLWDNLSKVMNVELVIEGIESREFRDWISKNTDGFQQGYILAYPSKLG from the coding sequence ATGATTTTTCATCGTAAAGTGGCAAATGGTTGGGGGGCTAATATGGAAGATACTGAAAAAATAAATAGTTTATGCACGTTTAGACAACCGATTTTTGATGTGGGTGATGGCAGACCAGACAATTTTAGAATTAACGGATATGAAATATTATTAAGAAAACTTGACGAAGAAACGAGTTTTCCAACAGATTTATTCAAAAGAGTTATTAAAGATGATCAAAGTAATGCACTTTTTTTAAAATGGCTTGGTGAGAGACTTGAACAGATATTTAAGGTGGACACTTATTTTGAGTATTCAATTAACCTTGATCCCCAACAATTAACTTACGAAAGTACTTTTGATTTCTTAAATAAAATGAAGGTGTTTAGTAGTCAGCTTACAATTGAGATTACGGAAGCAATTCCCTTAAAACGGGAGGTAGATGGTTATTTTGACTATTCTTTGGTTCCATTTTTAAAACGAATAAAATTGCTGGGATTTAAATTGGCACTTGATGACGTTTCATCTGGTATTAATAGTTTAAATATGGTTTGGCGTTGCACGAAGTATATCTCACGTATTAAACTGTCAGTTTTGCATATTGAATTTAACGATGTTTCTTTAGCTAAAAAAATAATAAATTTGTGGGATAACCTTTCCAAAGTGATGAATGTTGAATTAGTAATCGAGGGAATTGAATCAAGAGAGTTTAGGGATTGGATTTCTAAAAATACGGACGGATTTCAGCAGGGGTATATTCTGGCGTATCCCAGTAAGTTGGGATAA
- a CDS encoding 2-hydroxyacid dehydrogenase: MSDKAVVLNAGVVNFDKRIDYSKIASNVVIYDETPEDKIIERVSGCTVVVTKEMTLSGDIIKKFPASVKMICESGTGFNNIDLKAATEKKIVVCNIPDYSSKRVAQTAIMFILNLASSMQKQISMLTNGNHDNFQKHLMVDHVEVNNKVLGVFGFGHVAKQIIQIAQAMDMKVIVATRTKRDDFNGIHFTTNEEVLKNSDFISLNVPLNNATKHMINEQALKLMKKSAFIVNTARGGLIDEPALIDALQNGEIAGAGLDVQEVEPLPDDSPLYNMDNVIITPHMGWKGLETRERLVTMIGENITAFVEGNTINQVN, from the coding sequence ATGAGTGATAAAGCAGTGGTTTTAAACGCGGGAGTTGTTAATTTTGATAAAAGAATTGACTACTCAAAGATTGCATCAAATGTGGTTATATATGATGAAACACCAGAAGATAAAATAATTGAAAGGGTTAGTGGATGTACTGTTGTTGTTACTAAAGAGATGACGCTGAGTGGGGATATCATTAAGAAATTTCCAGCAAGTGTCAAAATGATTTGTGAATCGGGAACAGGCTTTAACAATATTGATTTAAAAGCAGCAACAGAAAAGAAAATTGTAGTTTGCAATATTCCTGATTATAGTAGTAAACGAGTTGCTCAGACAGCGATTATGTTTATTCTTAACTTAGCAAGTTCGATGCAAAAGCAAATTAGTATGTTAACAAACGGTAATCATGATAATTTTCAAAAACATCTAATGGTTGATCATGTTGAGGTTAACAATAAGGTTCTAGGTGTATTCGGATTTGGGCATGTTGCAAAACAAATCATCCAAATTGCCCAAGCAATGGACATGAAGGTCATAGTTGCAACGCGAACTAAACGAGATGATTTTAACGGTATTCATTTCACAACGAATGAGGAAGTGTTGAAAAATAGTGATTTCATCTCACTTAATGTACCATTAAATAACGCAACTAAGCATATGATCAATGAGCAAGCTCTAAAGTTAATGAAGAAATCTGCCTTCATTGTTAATACTGCGCGAGGAGGTTTGATTGATGAACCTGCTCTAATTGATGCTCTTCAAAACGGAGAGATTGCGGGCGCAGGTTTAGATGTTCAAGAAGTTGAACCTCTTCCTGATGATAGCCCATTATATAATATGGACAACGTGATTATTACGCCGCATATGGGATGGAAGGGGCTTGAAACTAGGGAGCGATTAGTAACAATGATTGGTGAAAATATTACGGCTTTTGTTGAGGGAAATACTATTAATCAAGTTAACTAG
- a CDS encoding phosphorylcholine transferase LicD — protein sequence MTQIDELHAVELETLKVIIDICKRHDIQYMMIGGSLLGTIRHNGFIPWDDDVDLGMTRRNYDKFARVAPLEFQHNHYFMQTADTDPNFAFSYMKILDTNTYIEEKYNVNDARKGVFVDIFPFDMVPNQPEVRQSVYSRFQFYDTAILVRLGYNIIKTPFRRDAENKSLDLFMNVAKMKERRENIMRLYDNEPFHHLKNYASQYAYDKEVLSLAELTKLTTHDFESIEVSIPLLYDQILTRMYGSYMELPPVKDQVAKHIDMLKINGKQIE from the coding sequence ATGACACAGATTGACGAATTACATGCCGTTGAATTAGAAACATTAAAAGTCATTATCGATATTTGTAAACGCCATGACATACAATATATGATGATTGGCGGTTCACTTTTAGGCACAATTAGACATAACGGTTTTATACCCTGGGATGACGACGTTGATTTAGGAATGACGCGGAGAAATTACGATAAATTTGCGCGAGTTGCTCCACTTGAATTTCAACATAATCATTATTTCATGCAGACCGCCGATACGGACCCCAATTTTGCATTTAGCTATATGAAAATACTGGATACCAATACCTATATAGAAGAAAAGTACAATGTTAATGACGCTCGTAAGGGGGTTTTTGTTGACATATTTCCGTTTGATATGGTTCCAAACCAACCCGAAGTACGTCAATCTGTTTATAGTCGTTTCCAATTTTATGATACAGCCATTCTTGTTCGTCTGGGATATAACATAATCAAAACACCATTTCGTAGAGACGCGGAAAATAAATCCCTCGATCTCTTTATGAATGTTGCAAAGATGAAGGAACGACGGGAAAACATTATGCGCTTATATGACAATGAACCTTTTCATCATCTAAAAAACTATGCATCCCAGTATGCATATGATAAAGAAGTTTTGAGTCTTGCGGAACTCACCAAACTAACCACACATGATTTTGAATCAATTGAAGTTAGTATCCCCCTTCTATATGATCAAATCTTAACTAGAATGTACGGTTCATATATGGAGCTTCCACCAGTAAAAGATCAAGTTGCCAAGCACATTGATATGTTAAAAATTAATGGAAAACAGATAGAATAA
- a CDS encoding site-specific integrase produces MTQIIKYALKNGQNRYKFQVYTGIDPTTGKQKTTTRRGFKTKKEATLALSRLKIEVDEQDGLETKKDMLFSEVYSEWHDQYINTVRESTDEKTRRIFKVHVLPAFGNFIISKITVNMCQKILNKWYKEAKSYKKWFNYTAMVFDYAFKQELIKRDPTKMVTMSKLMDSRGDKPANFWTREQLHMFFTLLDPKEELEKFTMFRTLAYTGVRKGELLALTWEDINFTQKTLRVNKTLTQGLGGKLIIQAPKSNAGRRTIDLDDYTVNTLKRWKLAQRTLYIRLGFNVNSQEQLVFASNKNHFKSMNTPSKWLKQLIENTDLPHISVHGFRHTHATMLYQAGVGLKETQARLGHSRADSSTTLDVYTHTTQEQNILALSKLEKFLE; encoded by the coding sequence ATGACACAAATTATCAAATATGCATTAAAGAACGGTCAGAACAGATACAAATTTCAAGTCTACACAGGTATTGACCCAACAACTGGCAAGCAAAAAACAACCACTCGGAGAGGTTTCAAGACAAAAAAAGAAGCCACGCTTGCACTATCTCGGCTAAAAATTGAGGTAGATGAACAAGATGGCTTAGAAACAAAAAAGGACATGCTATTTTCAGAAGTTTACTCTGAATGGCATGACCAATATATAAATACAGTACGAGAAAGTACGGACGAAAAAACTAGACGTATTTTTAAAGTACACGTGCTTCCCGCTTTCGGTAACTTTATTATATCAAAAATTACTGTTAACATGTGCCAAAAAATATTAAACAAATGGTACAAGGAAGCAAAGAGTTATAAAAAGTGGTTTAACTATACGGCAATGGTTTTTGACTATGCTTTTAAGCAAGAATTAATCAAGCGTGACCCCACTAAAATGGTCACAATGTCTAAGCTCATGGACAGTAGAGGCGATAAGCCTGCCAACTTTTGGACAAGAGAACAATTACACATGTTCTTTACGCTACTAGACCCTAAGGAAGAGCTAGAAAAGTTTACCATGTTTAGAACACTCGCTTACACAGGAGTTCGCAAAGGCGAATTATTAGCGTTAACTTGGGAAGATATTAACTTTACTCAAAAGACTTTACGAGTGAATAAAACTTTAACTCAAGGCTTAGGTGGTAAATTGATTATACAAGCCCCCAAGAGTAACGCAGGACGCCGTACAATTGATTTAGATGACTATACAGTAAATACACTTAAACGCTGGAAACTAGCTCAAAGGACGCTATACATTCGTTTGGGGTTCAATGTTAACAGCCAAGAACAATTAGTATTTGCTAGTAACAAAAACCATTTTAAATCAATGAACACCCCTAGTAAGTGGCTTAAACAGTTGATTGAAAATACTGACTTGCCACACATTAGCGTTCACGGGTTTCGCCATACACATGCCACTATGCTTTACCAAGCTGGTGTAGGTCTCAAAGAGACACAAGCCAGATTAGGTCACTCTCGTGCTGACAGTTCGACAACTTTAGATGTTTATACTCATACAACACAGGAACAAAATATTTTGGCATTGAGCAAACTAGAAAAATTTCTAGAATAA
- a CDS encoding helix-turn-helix domain-containing protein, with protein sequence MLQLKLKELMHSKKLSINKLSTETGISRPTLTSMVNGESKGIQFDTLEKLMNYFNVSLGDLLTEQQDTTTFSFRYMYPFDNVYVENEENVPFEANISHTAKDSKHNKVAPPQVPDEVAIFVGRLKTGNLEPFDFQFGLMPLDPKPKDVKSISFNISLILFTFYKKDENEDMSPIIDFVEKLNTKNLKKMLSLIITNWWNVFIGDSNLAKLFLNKFIIISLRTVGKKGEFMRAVVKIDGESSMPKFEFDIPNRDRSKYKKFNQNISFEFVKLN encoded by the coding sequence ATGTTACAGCTAAAACTAAAGGAACTTATGCATTCAAAAAAATTGAGCATAAATAAGCTTTCAACCGAAACTGGTATTTCAAGGCCAACCTTAACTTCAATGGTTAACGGCGAGAGCAAAGGAATACAGTTTGACACTTTGGAAAAGTTAATGAACTACTTCAATGTGTCTTTGGGCGATCTTCTAACTGAACAACAAGATACTACGACCTTTTCCTTTAGATACATGTACCCTTTTGACAATGTATATGTTGAAAACGAAGAAAATGTTCCATTCGAAGCCAACATTTCACACACAGCAAAGGACAGCAAGCACAATAAAGTAGCTCCTCCACAGGTACCTGACGAAGTTGCTATTTTTGTTGGTAGATTAAAAACTGGTAATCTCGAGCCTTTTGATTTTCAGTTTGGTTTAATGCCTTTAGACCCCAAGCCCAAGGATGTAAAAAGCATAAGCTTTAATATTAGTCTCATTTTATTTACATTTTATAAAAAGGATGAAAATGAGGACATGAGTCCAATTATTGATTTTGTTGAAAAACTCAATACAAAAAACCTTAAGAAAATGTTATCTCTGATAATTACTAATTGGTGGAATGTTTTTATTGGTGATTCTAATTTAGCAAAGTTATTTTTAAATAAATTTATAATTATTAGCTTGCGGACAGTTGGTAAAAAAGGTGAATTCATGCGTGCAGTTGTTAAAATTGATGGGGAATCGTCTATGCCAAAATTCGAATTTGATATTCCAAATAGAGACCGCTCTAAATACAAAAAATTCAATCAAAACATTTCATTTGAATTTGTAAAATTAAACTAA
- a CDS encoding helix-turn-helix domain-containing protein, with amino-acid sequence MNIPLKLDEEGLAQIKAVMFETAQEAFKEAGKKQNFPRYMSKKVASQYLDVSFVTLQKFIESGLPVIQIGGISKIDKADADEFLNTHKI; translated from the coding sequence ATGAACATACCACTCAAGCTAGATGAAGAGGGACTAGCACAAATTAAAGCAGTAATGTTTGAAACTGCACAAGAGGCATTTAAAGAGGCTGGTAAGAAACAAAACTTTCCTCGTTATATGAGTAAGAAAGTGGCTAGTCAGTATTTAGATGTTTCATTTGTTACATTGCAGAAGTTTATAGAATCAGGTTTGCCAGTTATCCAAATTGGAGGAATTTCCAAGATTGATAAGGCAGACGCAGACGAGTTTTTGAACACACATAAAATTTAG
- a CDS encoding bifunctional DNA primase/polymerase, whose protein sequence is MESKPFNRAKYLATTFGVKSYVTNPQTRAPYEEGYPANATNDIDKLEKMFSEHLNANVNINLKASDLLVLDVDRHEENKNGVHALSELTTKHGELPDTYWESTPHDGIHFFFKVPAGEELKAKVNFKNGLELINDQIIIAPSAGYKPTKDRDWTDIAVAPPWLIEMARVKRTTTISDNVKPFRKKALAYFIHDVVTAPQGNKSGRNSYLAKMIGKLLATGTDPQEAYDFTFNVLNQSFGGYPLQDKEVNRIFKSILKEEAKRRGVMSGKQNTSRNERPNE, encoded by the coding sequence ATGGAAAGTAAACCATTTAATCGTGCTAAGTATCTGGCCACAACGTTTGGCGTGAAGAGTTATGTGACTAACCCACAAACACGGGCACCATATGAAGAGGGCTACCCTGCCAATGCCACTAATGATATTGATAAGTTGGAAAAGATGTTTAGTGAGCACCTGAATGCCAATGTGAATATTAATTTGAAAGCCAGTGATTTACTAGTTTTAGATGTTGATAGACACGAAGAGAACAAAAACGGTGTTCATGCTCTATCAGAGTTGACCACTAAACATGGAGAGTTACCAGATACTTACTGGGAATCAACCCCGCATGACGGCATTCATTTCTTCTTTAAAGTTCCAGCTGGGGAAGAATTAAAAGCTAAGGTTAATTTTAAAAATGGGTTGGAATTAATTAACGACCAAATAATTATTGCGCCCTCTGCAGGCTACAAACCTACCAAAGATAGGGATTGGACAGATATAGCCGTGGCACCTCCGTGGTTGATTGAAATGGCTAGAGTGAAGAGAACGACCACCATTTCAGACAATGTAAAGCCATTTAGGAAGAAAGCACTGGCTTACTTCATTCATGATGTTGTGACGGCACCACAAGGCAATAAATCAGGGCGAAATAGTTATCTAGCCAAAATGATTGGCAAACTGTTAGCAACTGGAACCGACCCACAAGAAGCCTATGATTTTACATTTAATGTGCTAAACCAGAGTTTTGGCGGTTATCCGTTGCAAGATAAAGAAGTGAACAGAATATTTAAATCGATATTAAAAGAAGAAGCTAAGAGAAGAGGCGTAATGAGTGGAAAACAAAATACCTCAAGAAATGAAAGACCTAACGAATAG